From the genome of Ziziphus jujuba cultivar Dongzao chromosome 6, ASM3175591v1, one region includes:
- the LOC107430178 gene encoding protein SGT1 homolog A isoform X1, which yields MATELAEKAKEAFVDDNFQLAADLYSKAIDLNPKSADLFADRAQANIKLHNFTEAVADANKAIEIDPSMAKAYLRKGTACLKLEEYITAKAALEFGASLAPKDSRFTNLISECDQCIAEETNALNKTLKSNEQPTTAPDSVGTLEEPKEGCNLSHQIDTTVRPKYRHEYYQKPNEVVVTIFAKGVPPINVTVEFGEQILNVGIAIPGEDAYHFQPRLFAKIIPDKCRYQVLSTKIEIRLVKAEDIQWASLEYRKDITVQQKLNLPSVGSNRPAYPSSKARSRDWDKLEAEVKKEVVGFQEKEEKLDGDAALNKLFRDIYQNADEDMRRAMSKSFVESNGTVLSTDWKEVGTKKVEGSPPEGMELRKWEY from the exons ATGGCGACCGAACTCGCAGAGAAAGCCAAAGAAGCATTCGTGGACGACAATTTccaactcgccgccgatctctACTCTAAAGCCATTGACTTGAACCCTAAAAGTGCAGATCTTTTTGCTGACCGTGCTCAGGCCAACATCAAACTCCACAACTTCACCG AAGCTGTTGCTGATGCAAATAAAGCAATTGAGATAGACCCATCGATGGCTAAGGCGTATCTTCGCAAAGG GACTGCCTGCTTGAAGCTTGAAGAATATATTACTGCTAAGGCAGCCCTTGAATTTGGAGCTTCTTTGGCACCAAAAGATTCAAGGTTCACCAATTTGATTAGTGAATGTGATCAGTGCATTGCAG AGGAAACAAATGCTCTGAATAAGACTTTGAAATCAAATGAGCAACCAACTACTGCACCTGACTCTGTTGGAACTCTTGAAGAACCAAAGGAAGGATGCAACTTATCTCATCAGATAGACACAACTGTCAGACCAAAATACAG ACATGAATACTATCAGAAGCCAAATGAAGTGGTTGTGACAATATTTGCTAAGGGCGTTCCACCAATAAATGTGACTGTTGAATTTGGGGAACAGATT CTAAATGTTGGAATAGCTATTCCTGGAGAAGATGCTTACCATTTTCAACCTCGATTATTTGCCAAG ATAATACCAGATAAGTGCAGATATCAAGTATTGTCTACCAAAATTGAAATCCGTCTAGTGAAGGCGGAAGACATTCAATGGGCATCTCTTGAATATAGAAAAGATATTACAGTTCAACAAAAGCTTAATTTGCCTTCAG TTGGATCCAATAGGCCTGCATACCCATCTTCAAAGGCAAGATCAAGAGATTGGGACAAGTTGGAAGCCGAAGTAAAGAAAGAG GTTGTTGGTTTTCAGGAAAAAGAAGAGAAGTTAGATGGTGATGCAGCTTTGAACAAGCTATTTCGAGACATATACCAAAATGCCGATGAGGACATGAGGAGAGCAATGAGCAAATCTTTT GTGGAATCAAATGGGACAGTGCTTTCAACGGACTGGAAAGAAGTGGGTACAAAGAAAGTAGAAGGGAGTCCTCCTGAAGGTATGGAGCTGAGGAAATGGGAGTATTAA
- the LOC107430178 gene encoding protein SGT1 homolog A isoform X2: protein MATELAEKAKEAFVDDNFQLAADLYSKAIDLNPKSADLFADRAQANIKLHNFTEAVADANKAIEIDPSMAKAYLRKGTACLKLEEYITAKAALEFGASLAPKDSRFTNLISECDQCIAEETNALNKTLKSNEQPTTAPDSVGTLEEPKEGCNLSHQIDTTVRPKYRHEYYQKPNEVVVTIFAKGVPPINVTVEFGEQILNVGIAIPGEDAYHFQPRLFAKIIPDKCRYQVLSTKIEIRLVKAEDIQWASLEYRKDITVQQKLNLPSVGSNRPAYPSSKARSRDWDKLEAEVKKEEKEEKLDGDAALNKLFRDIYQNADEDMRRAMSKSFVESNGTVLSTDWKEVGTKKVEGSPPEGMELRKWEY, encoded by the exons ATGGCGACCGAACTCGCAGAGAAAGCCAAAGAAGCATTCGTGGACGACAATTTccaactcgccgccgatctctACTCTAAAGCCATTGACTTGAACCCTAAAAGTGCAGATCTTTTTGCTGACCGTGCTCAGGCCAACATCAAACTCCACAACTTCACCG AAGCTGTTGCTGATGCAAATAAAGCAATTGAGATAGACCCATCGATGGCTAAGGCGTATCTTCGCAAAGG GACTGCCTGCTTGAAGCTTGAAGAATATATTACTGCTAAGGCAGCCCTTGAATTTGGAGCTTCTTTGGCACCAAAAGATTCAAGGTTCACCAATTTGATTAGTGAATGTGATCAGTGCATTGCAG AGGAAACAAATGCTCTGAATAAGACTTTGAAATCAAATGAGCAACCAACTACTGCACCTGACTCTGTTGGAACTCTTGAAGAACCAAAGGAAGGATGCAACTTATCTCATCAGATAGACACAACTGTCAGACCAAAATACAG ACATGAATACTATCAGAAGCCAAATGAAGTGGTTGTGACAATATTTGCTAAGGGCGTTCCACCAATAAATGTGACTGTTGAATTTGGGGAACAGATT CTAAATGTTGGAATAGCTATTCCTGGAGAAGATGCTTACCATTTTCAACCTCGATTATTTGCCAAG ATAATACCAGATAAGTGCAGATATCAAGTATTGTCTACCAAAATTGAAATCCGTCTAGTGAAGGCGGAAGACATTCAATGGGCATCTCTTGAATATAGAAAAGATATTACAGTTCAACAAAAGCTTAATTTGCCTTCAG TTGGATCCAATAGGCCTGCATACCCATCTTCAAAGGCAAGATCAAGAGATTGGGACAAGTTGGAAGCCGAAGTAAAGAAAGAG GAAAAAGAAGAGAAGTTAGATGGTGATGCAGCTTTGAACAAGCTATTTCGAGACATATACCAAAATGCCGATGAGGACATGAGGAGAGCAATGAGCAAATCTTTT GTGGAATCAAATGGGACAGTGCTTTCAACGGACTGGAAAGAAGTGGGTACAAAGAAAGTAGAAGGGAGTCCTCCTGAAGGTATGGAGCTGAGGAAATGGGAGTATTAA